A window of the Lactuca sativa cultivar Salinas chromosome 5, Lsat_Salinas_v11, whole genome shotgun sequence genome harbors these coding sequences:
- the LOC111877973 gene encoding uncharacterized protein LOC111877973, which yields MRIIDNRPAKADAPAVRSRAFQLTTEEARAELDVVARTFLVNGMSAHVLFDSGATRSFVSLARSKKFRDVPGNLDSPLEVEIADDLTVSAARVYRDYVLIVLGERFRVDLVLIPLWGLKVK from the exons ATGAGGATCATAGACAACCGCCCTGCAAAGGCGGATGCTCCGGCGGTGAGGAGCCGTGCGTTTCAGTTGAccaccgaggaggctcgggcagaGCTAGACGTCGTGGCTA ggacctttttggtcaatggtatgtctgctCACGTATTATTCGATTctggggctacccgatcatttgtatctcttgcacgTAGCAAGAAGTTTCGGGATGTGCCAGGGAATTTGGATTCCCCTcttgaggttgagattgcggatgATCTCACCGTGAGCGCAGCGAGGGTGTATCGGGACTATGTCCTGATTGTGCTTGGGGAGAGGTTTCGTGTTGATCTAGTTCTGATACCGTTGTGGGGACTAAAG